A genomic stretch from Edaphobacter aggregans includes:
- the sseA gene encoding 3-mercaptopyruvate sulfurtransferase encodes MNPLVEPAWLAARLQDSNTVILDATLPPVGVTPPVDTHSRYVARHIPGAIFFDIDQHSDHTTSLPHMLPTAEVFAQSMSALGIADSATIVIYEQEGVFSAPRARWMLRTFGAPNVYILNGGLNAWAAAGLPIESGEVHRPAATFHAALNRDAVKDFAQVQRMISEHKQILDARSAARFSGAAPEPRAGISSGHMPGATSVPFTELVEAGRLKSREDLRDLFASKHVDLQQPITTTCGSGVTAAVVALGLEIAGATDVTLYDGSWAEYAQRPEAVIEKG; translated from the coding sequence ATGAACCCGCTCGTCGAACCAGCCTGGCTAGCTGCCCGCCTCCAAGACTCCAACACCGTAATCCTTGACGCCACACTCCCTCCCGTAGGCGTCACGCCCCCGGTCGATACCCACTCCCGCTACGTCGCCCGGCACATCCCCGGGGCCATCTTTTTCGACATCGACCAGCACTCCGACCACACCACCTCGCTCCCCCACATGCTCCCCACCGCCGAAGTCTTCGCCCAAAGCATGTCCGCCCTCGGCATCGCCGACAGCGCCACCATCGTCATCTACGAGCAGGAAGGCGTCTTCTCCGCCCCCCGCGCCCGCTGGATGCTCCGCACCTTCGGAGCCCCCAACGTCTACATACTCAACGGAGGCCTCAACGCCTGGGCCGCCGCCGGCCTTCCTATCGAATCAGGCGAAGTGCACCGCCCCGCGGCGACCTTTCACGCGGCCCTCAACCGCGATGCCGTCAAAGACTTCGCACAGGTCCAGCGGATGATCTCTGAGCACAAGCAAATCCTCGATGCCCGCTCCGCCGCGCGCTTCAGCGGAGCAGCACCCGAGCCTCGCGCCGGTATTAGCTCTGGTCACATGCCCGGAGCCACCAGCGTTCCCTTCACAGAACTCGTTGAAGCAGGCCGCCTCAAGTCGCGCGAAGACCTGCGCGACCTCTTCGCCTCAAAGCATGTAGACCTGCAGCAGCCCATCACCACCACCTGTGGATCGGGAGTCACCGCTGCGGTTGTGGCGCTAGGACTCGAGATCGCTGGCGCAACCGACGTTACCCTCTACGATGGTTCCTGGGCCGAGTACGCACAACGCCCCGAAGCCGTCATCGAAAAGGGCTAG